Below is a genomic region from Medicago truncatula cultivar Jemalong A17 chromosome 3, MtrunA17r5.0-ANR, whole genome shotgun sequence.
TTTGGAAACGGGTCTCACTTAAAGTGGTGgaacatacattgatttcatctaatatgagagtgagtgttagagagagtgttaaAAATAGAGTGTTAAAATAGAGACAATTTGACCTACCATTCTAACTCCAAAGTCGAAAGGTGATTTCCTTTAGCAAGTATTTGTTCAGTCAACTGCTCAAGGTAGGAGTCAACAGACTGTTGGTTATTAAATGCCATTTCAGCTGCAGCTTTCATCATTTCCAATTCTTGTTCAAGATGTTCCACTTCTGAACTTCTTACAGTTACTTCATCAATGAGTTCTTTCTCCTGAATTTGATATCTATCAGTATCGAATCTCATCTAGTTAAGCATCAGGTCTAAAGAAAAGAAGCGCACGGGCCATATATTTAAAGTTTGCACATGCAATATTCATAAGACAAAATAAGAAAGTTTTTAAACATTCAACAAGTTTTCCGTGTTCTACATATTGCATATGTTTGGAGATATTAAATACAGAAAGAAGCTTGAGAGCTGAATAACAAGCATAACTTCTTTGACTGGGTATAAGCTTATGAAAGATACCTTTTGTTGCAAAACTGTCAAATGTCCGTCATCAATAGGAGAAGGATCCTCTTCAATCCCAAATGAACTTCTTCCGGCATCAACCTCTCCTGTGTCcaatttatttacatttaatACACTATTCAATTCATCATTGACGGAGTTGGATTCATCTTTGTTGGCCTGACTGATAGAAGCGTCGCTGCTGGTACTTCCTATTTCAGGTGTCTGTGTCTCCATATTTGAGATCATTTAATTCGCTTTCAACTTTAGAATAATCATCGACTGCCCCTTCGCTAACAGCCTTTTCAGTTGAGTCGTCAAAAGAGCTTAATAAGTTATCTCATCTTAGTTTGTTTCAGCACTAGTTTCTTTACCATTAGCAACCTTTCCACTCTCAGATCGTCAGATGACTCCGAAATCCTCTCGACTAAGAATCTTATCAATTTAGACAAGTCCTTTTCAAATGGATACGTGAACAGCTAACTGCAAATGACAAACATATTAAGTTTctgagcaaaaaaaaaacaaaaatagaactTAAGAACACAAAGAAACATAACGAGAAGGAAAGCAAGCAGACACGCTGAAGGAAAGAACAAAGCCACTGCAACAAACGAGCTTATACATATTTTCTCACATATTTTTACCTACGATTTGGAGTTTATACAACAAATTCACAGTTTATCCAAACTTATAGAGTTTAAACAAAATTACAGTATCATCATGATTTCATCAAACTCGCCCTGATTGAAACATGCACTAAGATCAAGAccagattattattattattattattgactCATATCAAGATTGGAAGTGAGATAACAAGTCTACAATTAAGAAATGAACTGAATTATGAATCACAAGGTAAGTTAAAACTGTAATAGAGTGATTTATATAGCTAGCTACTAgaataaatatatcataaaacTTGGTCAATAATCTCAGAATCTAAACACACACCAGAATacatttacaaattttaatataaaaaaaaaaaagcaaaattgaATGATTATAAGGTTCACTTTAGTACCTAGTGGAAGCTGATATGTTAACAGTGTATCGCAGATGCGAAACGACGTCGTATGGAGGATGAAGCTTACAACTTCGAACTTGAGTTCAGAATTCGGGTCTGCGGGTGACAAAAACGATGTCGTATAATCCAGTGCGTTtcagttttttaaagtaatcaaatcaacaaaaatatattttttcttcatttcatttcattgctttaaaattcaattattttttttatttttttatatgcaaCATAGATTCAAATGATTGTCTAAAATGGAGATGAAATATacttttaaatacaattaaaacccattttttttatgattttacatgaagaagtaattttaatattatttaaataaggTAAATTGCTAAgaatcaattttatcaaaagcatccaaacataaatcaatttaaactcaaatcattttttattgaaaatcaattttggcCACCACAAAACTAAACACACATTAAATAGTTATATAGAtgatcttcaacaaaaaaaaaaaaaaaaacctatatgTGTGttactcttttttatttgtatttttcatGAATTTAAATATGGTGGATGAAAGCAATGAAATAATGTcttgattttgatattaatcAATGGTGGGTTAATTTTGTAATGTGTTTGGGTCAACCTTCTCTTTGTTGTCGATGATACCTCTTTATACACATCTTATGTCGGGAAGAGCCATTTGATTAAtgcacatttttattttgtcttagtttaaaaaaacatcatattgagagttaaaaaaattaattaacaagcCGGCCCTAGTTTTCTCTCTTTAGGTTTTCTCTTCTAGATTTTCCATTAaggggtggttttgggtcaattcttgACCTTAAATCAcccttcttcatcttttttcctatattttaatctaaataagtgattttcacaagatctatgttttttctttgtgatttcatcatctaagtatggtggtttgttgttcgtcaTCTTGTGCGGCGCTATTTGATTTCTCGTCTTCTTGCgctgttcatttgattcatattgaagatcgattattcaatcaaatatttggacgtcaacgttgcagatccggaggccaGGATATTCCGgttactttaattttatcataattttttataggcattatgtcgttatatactattaacttggatgatgTGAGTATGCTCGCAGATTCATCATTTAcgcggtgttgaatgatgtaatctctcgatttaaatgaattaatgaattaaaagaGTATGGTTCAAATCTCGGCTAAATAAGAAAGACTACTATGTAGATGGTTACATTAGacacaaaaaaaagaaattaatttcttTCTCAAAATTTGTCTGTATCCCCAAGGTATAATTGCGGACCACTTCATGTAAGGTTATTCTTATCTCACATTTCCTATAAGTGAATATTTTCATCATCCAAACTGTTTAATTGAAGTCACATTCTTTTCTCCCCATTTTTTCATGAAAGAAATGTTTAGTAAAATATGGAAAAACCAAGCCAACGAGTGACATGCATCTAACTAAATGCTGAAATATCGATATAAATGAGTTTTTTAAACATTCACTTTGTACCAAACAAAATGTTATGCATATCATAATAGTTGAAATCATACccaaaaaatatgttaatgGTTGAAAGGGCATGTGAGGATTATACTCACCAATAACCTTGCCATGCAAAGTATGTGTCATACCAACCGAAATGCTTCCTACATATATATGAAAGCTTAGTTGGTTAAATGCAGTTGACTCAACTCAACATATCTAAATTTTATTCcacattttgttttgaaatcatGGAAATTGGGGTAGAGGATGAGATTGTTGACATGTCAACCTTACCTCCATCAAATGGTTCCATGATGATGGCAAGCAGGAATGCTTACTTTAGGAATAGGTTTTCAGAGATTGATATAGAAGTTGAAGATTCAAATATCAACCAAAATGGCCCCCTCCCCATTTTTCTAAAGGTACTAAATAGTTTTATTCTAAAGCTTAAAATGTGTATTTCTTTGCTGCATATATTACTGTTCTAAGTGACAAGAAGTTAAACATAACTATACTATTCTGACTTTTGAAATCAAATCAGTGAGTTACACATCATTTTTCATTACCATGCAGTTTGAAGATGTAGAGTATAAGGTGAGAAATAGCCAGTTAGGCTCTGATAACCCTGTGAAGGTAATGGTGACAAAGGTATCCACACGACACGCAGTAGAAGAAGATAGATACACGAGAATTTTGAAGGGGATTACTGGAAGCATTGGCCCTGGTGAAATTCTTGCTCTGATGGGTCCTTCTGGCAGTGGAAAGACAACCTTGTTGAGGGTTATAGGTGGAAGATTGCTTGACAAtacaaaaggaaaaattactTACAATGATGTTAAATATACTCCAGCTGTTAAGAGAAGGTTAAGTGGTTACCTAGCTTCATATATAGACGAATTTAGATTGCTTGCAGTCGAAGGTAACATACAGTCAAACATCAGTAGCTGTTAAATCAATATCGGTGGTTAAGATTTCAAGACCGTCCGATATCGATCTAACGACCATCGATGTGCTGTCTGCGTGAATGCAAAGTATTTTCGACTGTAGGCAATCTGAattcatatatagacattattaATCATGAATCATATTTGTTGTGTAAAGTGCTTGATCCTTTTTTAGTAACATCggcaaatacttttattttcttttttcttctacttGTAGGATTGGTTTTGTGACACAAGAGGATATACTTTTCCCACAATTAACAGTGGAAGAAACATTAGTCTTTTCAGCATTCTTAAGGTTACCAACCAGTATGACCAAGCAAGAAAAATACGCAAAAGTGGAAACAACTGTGAAGGAGCTAGGCCTTGAAAGGtgtgttgatatttttttccctATGACATTCTAAAACATTGATAAGAAAATtaacaacttatttcaaaaCCTTGAACCTTGAATCCTAAACAAATCTCTTGTATAACCATAGATGTCGACACACGAAAATAGGTGGAGGATATCTCAAAGGTATATCAGGAggagaaaggaaaagaacaagCATAGGCTATGAAATTCTTGTTGATCCTTCATTGCTGTTGCTTGATGAACCAACTTCAGGTCTTGATTCTACAGCAGCAAACAAACTCCTTGTCACACTTCAAGGACTTGCAaaggtttttaattaaattttatcacGTTACAATATTTAGTACCTTGGATTTAAATATATGCTGAAAAAAGTTTCATTTGATTTACCTATTTAGGCTGGAAGGACCATAATCTCAACAATTCACCAGCCATCAAGCAGAATCTTTCACATGTTTGACAAACTTCTTTTGATATCTGAAGGCTATCCTATTTACTATGGCGCTGCTAGAGAAACAATGGAGTACTTTTCGTCGTTGAGGTTCAATCCCGAAATAGCAATGAATCCAGCGGAGTTCTTGCTTGATTTGGCAACTGGTCAAGTGAATGATATAAGTATTCCAACGGATATTTTTGAAGATCAAGAGCCTACTCATGACCCTTCAAAATCGGTTATTAAGGTACGGATTCCTTTCACACGTGCACACACACAATCGATTGGGAGTACCCAAGTTCGAACCCTGTCTGAAACAAAGATTTTACTTAATATTCCGCGCACACACACTTGCTTATAGACACACTCATATAACATATTAATTACATGCTCTatatcttattaatattatgaattgtttctTTATTGTAATAGTATCTACAACTCAAGTACAAAACTCTACTGGAGCCAAGAGAAAAAGAGAATCATAGAGGTGTAAGCGCACCAGAAAATCTTCAACTAGCCATTCAGGTGAAGAAAGAGTGGACATTGAGTTGGTTGGACCAATTTGTTATTCTTTCAAAGAGAACATATAGAGCAAGATGCAAGGACTATTTTGACAAGTTAAGACTAATTCAATCACTTGGAGTAGCACTTTTGTTGGGGCTACTTTGGTGGAAATCTTCAACCAACACAGAAGCTCAACTCAGAGATCAGGTAGTTTCCATGACATTTCTTTAAAGACTTGTATTGATAAACAACgtaattaagcgcttatagcaTTAACGTTTATCACATAAatgtttatgtataagttatttctgtAACAACGGATAAactaaagtcaaactgttttcaacATAAGCGATAATTTGTTTCCATAAGTTATCATGAAGAGCTTATAGAAATAAGCTGAGAACAACTTAGAAGTCATGTTTGGACAagcaacttaattaagtgcttatagcatAATCTCTTATCACATAAGTGCTTaggtataagctatttctacaacaaaatataaaataaagtcaaattattttcatataaactataagctgttttcaaaagCTTTCTTAGAGAGCTTATAGAAAGAATATGAAGACAACTTATGGACAATTCATAacctgttttcataagctctttcaaacagtctcacaaacgCTGAGCTTAAACCAGTCAATTCAtaccaaaatataaaatgaagtcaaactattttcatatacgctataagctgttttcaaaagCCTCCTTGGAGATATTATATAAAGaatatgaaaacagcttatggtcATGTCACAACCTGTTTTCATAAGCTTCGCAAATGTTATGaaagtagataagctcaaatcaGTCAATCCAGATAGACTAATAGACATGTCATAAGTAGTAGTTTCCCTAAGCTCTCtaaaacagtctcacaagtactTATAGAATAGATAAGCTTAAATAAGTCAATCGAAACAAACACCGACTATATTACAAGATTGAGCTACTAATTAAGCAATAATAACTATATCGACATTGCAGGTTGGTTTAGCATTCTACATCTGTATATTCTGGACATCTTCATGCCTTTTTGGAGCAATCTATGTGTTTCCATTTGAAAAGTACTACTTGATAAAAGAAAGGAAAGCTGACATGTATAGATTAAGTGTATACTATATATGCAGCACTCTATGTGACATGGTGGCACATGTTTgttatccaacttttttctttattattgtCTACTTCATGGCTGGATTTAAGAGGACAGTGGCTTGCTTCTTCCTCACGTTATTTGTTGTTCTACTAATAGCTATAACAAGTCAAGTAAGTTATTATGTCAAtgattaattagaataagtgattatttagTGTTAAATTTAAGCTTTTAATTTAACttctatttataattttgttactAGGGTGCAGGAGAAATGTTTGGAGCTGCAGTTATGAGTATTAAAAGAGCAGGGATGGCTGCTTCTTTGGTACTAATGTTGTTCCTCCTCACTGGTGGTTATTATGTCCAGGTatattgacattttttaatttggatCAGTCAccaatttcatgcattcatgTGGTTAGCACATTAGTCGATGTTGGGTCGAGATCGGACAATTCGAATTTCAAGTTCAGCATTTtagatttctaaaaaaaaatataaatctatATTAAAATATGGATCGTCTGATCTCGATCCAACGACCATCGATGTACTGACTGCATGAATGCGTGCAATCGGTAGCAATTTGAAATAATGAGTGCAAGAATGACAATAAAAATGTAACATGATTATAATGTTAGTCACATGTATGTGAaatcattcttaaaaaaaaaaaagcatgtgaAATGATTGGTAATCAATGTTCTTGCGTCATTTCAAAAAGAGTATGTTTGTTTGTGAAAACATTGTGCATTTACATTTCCTGTCTAAACTTGCAATTTATAAATTGATGCTTTTTCCTCAAGCTGTTTTCGATTATTATGGATTTGCACatgaacaaatattttcaaagctCTCCTACAAATTCTTGaagaaagaacaaaatttcaaaataagttGGTAATTTTGTAATTAAATGTACAAACTGAATAAAAGTAGACAAACTTTTTCTTATACTAAATATAGgcaaaaaaattatggttaacCACCTTGAACTGCATACATCAAAATTGCTCAAATACCTACGGGTACTGATACCATTCTTCGGACATGGATAAATCCAGAAATTTTAATAAATGGAGTACATGTCATATCATAAAAagacaagtttttatttttatcaatctaattaattacaaaactttttttatacgaaattacttattttgatttcttaatcaATGATTTTAGGACATTCATTAGTATTTTTCTTGGACAAAAAAATTACCATGTCAATGGATCACATTACATAAATATCTTGACAATTGGTTAAAAATACAATAAGCAAGTGGGGTTAGTTGGCCCCACTGCCCCCCCACCTTGAATCCACGCCTGCCTTCGAAAGTAGATGCTCATGGTTTTATTTGTCCTTATGACTAAGACGATGATTTGATCCGTGTCAATTTGATAACAACTAGGAAAACAAATACAAGTTCAGTTTTGAGGCACATATTTGTCTTCTTCTGATTTTGTCAAACTAGTACCGACTAGATTACTATCTCAAAAGTTACCATAAAGAGAATCGTAAACTTCTACTTTCGAAGGCCAACATCTCTCATTGTTGGAGTTTCAAATGATTTTCAAGTATTGGTCCATGATGAACCGCCTTTTATAGGCGGTTTACTATTAAAGAAGTCCTGAGGGTAAGACTCACACATATGCATTTCACTTGAGCAACATTTTAAAGCACTAACAAAACACATGTTTTTGTTGCAGCATATACCAAAGTTCATGCAATGGTTGAAGTATCTTTCATTCATGTACTATGGTTTTAGGCTACTTCTAAAAGTGCAATATTCAGGAGACGAATTATATGATTGTGAAAGCAAAGGAGGGTGTAGACCACTACAGAGTTCACCACAATTTGCCACTGTAAACTTGAAAGGTGGCTTAAAAGAAGTTTGGGTTTTGGCAAGCATGGCTATATGCTTCCGATTGTTTGCTTATTTATGGCTCCGTAGAAGAATTGATGTCTGaaaattaatcttaattattCTATGATGATGAAGTTTGTTGATTGAGAGATTCATGTTAATGTTAGAAATTTATAACATTAGCATATGATTTGAGAG
It encodes:
- the LOC120579434 gene encoding ABC transporter G family member 26 yields the protein MEIGVEDEIVDMSTLPPSNGSMMMASRNAYFRNRFSEIDIEVEDSNINQNGPLPIFLKFEDVEYKVRNSQLGSDNPVKVMVTKVSTRHAVEEDRYTRILKGITGSIGPGEILALMGPSGSGKTTLLRVIGGRLLDNTKGKITYNDVKYTPAVKRRIGFVTQEDILFPQLTVEETLVFSAFLRLPTSMTKQEKYAKVETTVKELGLERCRHTKIGGGYLKGISGGERKRTSIGYEILVDPSLLLLDEPTSGLDSTAANKLLVTLQGLAKAGRTIISTIHQPSSRIFHMFDKLLLISEGYPIYYGAARETMEYFSSLRFNPEIAMNPAEFLLDLATGQVNDISIPTDIFEDQEPTHDPSKSVIKYLQLKYKTLLEPREKENHRGVSAPENLQLAIQVKKEWTLSWLDQFVILSKRTYRARCKDYFDKLRLIQSLGVALLLGLLWWKSSTNTEAQLRDQVGLAFYICIFWTSSCLFGAIYVFPFEKYYLIKERKADMYRLSVYYICSTLCDMVAHVCYPTFFFIIVYFMAGFKRTVACFFLTLFVVLLIAITSQGAGEMFGAAVMSIKRAGMAASLVLMLFLLTGGYYVQHIPKFMQWLKYLSFMYYGFRLLLKVQYSGDELYDCESKGGCRPLQSSPQFATVNLKGGLKEVWVLASMAICFRLFAYLWLRRRIDV